The DNA segment CCTTCTTGCGGTCCTTGTCCAGCGAACAGACGACCAACTGCGGGCGGTCGAATTCATCAATCGAGCGTCCCGACTTTTTCAAGCCGGCTTGAATGCGCTCCATCGCCATCTCGTTGTACTTTGGCGAGACCAGGTAGTTGAGCAAGACACCGTCGGCGATTTCGCCCGCCAGTTCCAGCATCTTGGGGCCAGTCGCGCCAATGTAAATGGGCACGTGGCGCGGTTCACGCCGCCCATGCACCACATCAAGCTCAACATCGGTAAGGTGCACAAATTCGCCGTGGAAGGTCACGCGCTCCATGTTGAGCAAACGGCGCACCACCGTGACCACTTCGCGCATCGCTTGCAACGGCTTGCGCCGCTGAATGCCCACTTTCGACGCGAGGGGGTCCCACCAGGCGCCAATGCCCAGCAAAATGCGGTTGGGGGCAAGGTCATCGAGTGTGAGGAAGGTGGCGGCAATCACGGCGGCGTTGCGCGTCCAGTTGTTGATGACGCCGCTGCCCACTTTGATGCGTTCACTGGTGGCGGCATAGGCTGCCATGGGGACAATCGCATCACGCACGAGGCGGCTTTCGGCTTGCCAGACGGCTTCAAAGCCTTTACTTTCAGCATACTGAACGAAGCGGATACTTTCGCGCAGGTCGTGCTTGTCTTGCAGGTAGAGGGCAACTCGGTCGGGCATGCATGAACCTCCTTGTTCTCTGCGGACGACGCTTCACTTGGGCAACGGCTTGTGTGGGTTGGAAAAGTGTATCGTACTTCTGCATGTGAGGCAAAGCAATGCAAAAGAACCAGACGTTGCACGCCCAGCAACCAGCACCAGCGCCCCGTTTCGCCGCCGACGCCATGCTCGGTCGGCTCGCCACCTGGCTGCGCCTGCTTGGCTACGACACGTTCTACCAGCGCGACATCGAGGACAGCGACCTGGCGGATATTGCGCGGCGCGAAGGGCGCATTCTCCTCACGCGCGATGTGCAACTCACCAAGCGGCGTGGTCTGCGCACGCTTCTCATCGAAAGCGATGACGTGTGGGAGCAACTTCGCCAGGTGGTACGCACCTACCACTTGCGGCGCAGCCCCGAACAGGCACGCTGCCCCCGTTGCAACACACCGCTACACCCGCTCAGCCGCACCGCCGCGCAAGCGCGCGTGCCTGAGTATGTCTGGCGCACACGCCAAACGTTTCGTGAATGCCCCACATGCCAACGTGTGTTTTGGCGCGGCACACACATAGACGATATCGAAGCGCGATTTGCCGCGCTTTTTCAGGAAGAAGAGAAACCGCCGGACGGCTGAGCGCACGGCTTGCTTCCTCCATTCAGCCGGCTGTTGATATAAACATATCATCGCTTCGGCGAATTCAAAAGCGTTTCCTCCCCCACAAAACGCCTATTTTGCGTCCTTGCTCCTCCCCCAAAAGTGCCACATCGCATCATCTCCACTCCGAAATTCTTTCGCTATCGCCATATAAATCGTGCTTTTTTTGCAACAATCCCCCACTATTTAGCATGCTTATCATAAACAATTGTGCTATTCGCCTCTCTGAAAGACTGTTCAACACGACATGCACATTTGGGCGCTCTAACCGATGCGAAGCGCCTCCAAAAACAGTAGAGTACAGACATCGTTACCCCCGTGCATAAGAGAAGCGGCGTGGTGCGAGCCCTTTTCGCCATCTTCCAACAACAGCAGACAGGTGTACGCTATGGACTTTTCGCTTTCCCCGCAGCAAATGGAGTTCAAGCGAGCCGTCATTGAGTTTGCCCAAAGCCAACTGAATGACGACTTTGAACACCGTGAACAAGTTGGGCGCTTTTCCCAAGAAGCCTGGTGTGCCTGTGCCCGCATGGGCATTCAGGGGCTCACCATCCCCGAAACGTATGGCGGTATGGGGCAGGATATTCTCACGGCCACCCTGGTCATGGAAGGATTGGGCTACGCCTGCCGCGACAATGGCTTGATTTTTGCCATCAACGCGCAAATGTGGGCAGTCCAACACCCCATCCTGGCATTCGGCACAGAGGAACAAAAACAAACCTATCTCCCTCCCCTCTGCCGTGGTGAAATGATTGGCGCACACGGCATGACCGAGCCCGAGGCCGGTTCCGATGCGTACAGCCTGCGCACCACCGCCCGCCGTGACGGCGACACGTACATCCTCAATGGATCCAAAACATTCGTGACCAACGCCCCCATTGCCGACCTTTTCATCATCTTCGCCAGCACAGCCCCCGAAAAAGGCCGCATGGGCATTTCGGCGTTCCTGGTGCCCGCCGATACACCCGGACTCACCGTCGGGCGTCCCCTCGAAAAGATGGGGCTACGCACATCGCCAATGGGGGAAGTGTTCCTCGACGATGTCCGTATTCCGGCGGCGAACCGCTTGGGGCGCGAAGGGGTTGGCGCGGCTGTGTTCAACAGCTCGATGGAATATGAGCGGGCGTGCATTCTCGCCAGTTATGTGGGCGTGATGGAACGACTGCTGGAAGAAAGCATCGCCTACGCGCGGCAACGCAAGCAGTTTGGGCAACCCATCGGCAAATTCCAGTCAGTCGCCAACCGCATCGCCGACATGAAAGTGCGCCTGGAAACCGCCCGCCTGCTGCTCTACAAAGTCGCCTGGCTCAAACAACAAGGCAAGTCCGCCGTGATGGAAGCCGCACTCGCCAAGTTGTACCTCAGCGAAGCCTTTCTGGAAACGAGCCTGGACGCTGTCCGCACCTTTGGCGGCTACGGCTACATGAGCGAGTACGGCATCGAGCAGAATGTGCGCGACGCCCTGGGGGGTGTGCTCTACTCCGGCACCTCAGACATTCAGCGCGTGGTCATTGCCCGCCTGATGGGCTTGTAAAGGAGTATTCCATGACGACGGTGCAAAACACCACACAGACATTCGACCCGTTGCGCAATCTCTTTCTCGCCCAAGACGAGCGTCCCGCTCACGTGGAAGCCGTCAACTTGCGGGCGCTCACCCCCTTCCAGCGGGCGTTGCTCGTCATTGATGGCACAGTCACCAAGTTTATTGAAGCCTACACCATGGAACCCGTCGCTGTCGAGCGGCTCTCGCAAACCACCATCACGCTCGACGCCCCGCATCCCTGGCTCGCCGCGGACGCCGGCACCCGCGCCATCAGCCGCACAGTGTTGTTGGTGGGTGAATACAGCCGCACCGTGTACGCCTACGCGGCTTCGCTCATTCTGCCCGACCGTGTGGGGGCGCATGTGCAAGCCGGCTTGCAGACTGAGGGCGGCAGTTTGGGGCGTTTGTTGCTCGGTGATCAGGTGGAAAGTTATCGCGATGTGCTGTGGTACGGGCATGAAGAGATTCCAACCCTGCCCCACACGCTTGCGCAACGTGTCGGGCGCACATTTCTCACACGCACCTACCGCATTATCGCCGAGGGGCATCCCCTCATGATGATTACCGAACGATTTCCACTCGAACACGATTTTCGCCCACGCCACGAATGAAACCGAAAAGGAGTATTCCCATGATGTATGATGCCGCATATCTCGACCCGTTTATCGAATCGCTGGGGCTGGAAGCCATGCGTGAAATCCAGCTGCGCAAATTCCAGCTCATGCTGGAACAGGTGCTCGCCACCAACACCTTTTACGGGCGCAAACTCCGCGATGCCGGCGTGCGCCATGCCCAGGATATCCGCACGCTCGACGATTTGAAGCAGTTGCCCTTCACCACCAAAGCCGAATTGATGCAAGACCAACTCGCCCACCCACCCTACGGCACCAATCTCACCTTCCCGCGCCACCGCTACACCCGCATTCACCAGACATCGGGCACCACCGGCGAACCCCTGCGTGTGCTGGATACCGAAGAAAGTTGGCGCTGGTGGGCAAAGTGTTGGGCGACCGTCTATCGCGCCGCGGGCGTCACCTCGCGCGACCGCATTTTCTTCGCCTTTTCCTTTGGTCCCTTCATCGGCTTTTGGAGCGCCTACGAGGGGGCGCGCGTCATCGGCGCCATGGCGGTGCCCGGTGGCGGCATGAACTCGTACCAGCGCGTGAAAGCCATCCTGGTCAACGATATTTCGGTACTCATCTGCACCCCGACCTACGCCATGCACCTCATCGAGGTGGCGGAACAAGAAGGCTTCGACCTCGCATCGTCCAATGTGCGCATCACCATCCACGCCGGCGAACCAGGCGCCAGCCTGCCGGGCACCAAAGCCCGCATCCAGCGCGGCTGGGGCGCACGCTGCTACGACCACGCCGGCGCTACCGAGGTGGGCGCATGGGGCTTTGAATGCAAAGCCCAAAACGGACTGCATGTCAATGAAGGCGAATTCATCGCCGAAGTGATTGACCCCGTGACCGGCGAGGAAGCCGACGAAGGCGAACTGGTCATCACCAATCTGGGGCGTGTGGGAATGCCCGTCATTCGCTACCGCACCGGCGACCGCGTCCGCAAAGCCCAAACGCCTTGCGCCTGTGGTCGCACCTTCCTGCGCTTTGAAGGCGGCGTCATCGGGCGGGTGGATGATGTGCTCATCGTGCGCGGCGTCAACATTTTCCCCAGCGCCATCGAAAACATTGTGCGCCTGTCCCCCGAAGTGGGCGAATTTGCCGTAGACATCTACCGCCGCGGCGCCATGGATGAAATTGACATTCGTATCGAGACACAAGCCGATGAACCGGAGCGCGTCGCCAATACCGTGCGCGCCGAAATCCGCAACTCATTA comes from the Ardenticatena maritima genome and includes:
- a CDS encoding Mut7-C RNAse domain-containing protein, with amino-acid sequence MQKNQTLHAQQPAPAPRFAADAMLGRLATWLRLLGYDTFYQRDIEDSDLADIARREGRILLTRDVQLTKRRGLRTLLIESDDVWEQLRQVVRTYHLRRSPEQARCPRCNTPLHPLSRTAAQARVPEYVWRTRQTFRECPTCQRVFWRGTHIDDIEARFAALFQEEEKPPDG
- a CDS encoding acyl-CoA dehydrogenase family protein, which translates into the protein MDFSLSPQQMEFKRAVIEFAQSQLNDDFEHREQVGRFSQEAWCACARMGIQGLTIPETYGGMGQDILTATLVMEGLGYACRDNGLIFAINAQMWAVQHPILAFGTEEQKQTYLPPLCRGEMIGAHGMTEPEAGSDAYSLRTTARRDGDTYILNGSKTFVTNAPIADLFIIFASTAPEKGRMGISAFLVPADTPGLTVGRPLEKMGLRTSPMGEVFLDDVRIPAANRLGREGVGAAVFNSSMEYERACILASYVGVMERLLEESIAYARQRKQFGQPIGKFQSVANRIADMKVRLETARLLLYKVAWLKQQGKSAVMEAALAKLYLSEAFLETSLDAVRTFGGYGYMSEYGIEQNVRDALGGVLYSGTSDIQRVVIARLMGL
- a CDS encoding LLM class flavin-dependent oxidoreductase, whose protein sequence is MPDRVALYLQDKHDLRESIRFVQYAESKGFEAVWQAESRLVRDAIVPMAAYAATSERIKVGSGVINNWTRNAAVIAATFLTLDDLAPNRILLGIGAWWDPLASKVGIQRRKPLQAMREVVTVVRRLLNMERVTFHGEFVHLTDVELDVVHGRREPRHVPIYIGATGPKMLELAGEIADGVLLNYLVSPKYNEMAMERIQAGLKKSGRSIDEFDRPQLVVCSLDKDRKKALDNARKLVTQYLGQQPHIMKASGVSQELLDEIHQILTWPATEEQIERAMELVPDDVVQMITASGTPEECRAKVREYIAAGATCPVLYPLGDDVQAMIDAFADGYSH
- a CDS encoding phenylacetate--CoA ligase family protein, which translates into the protein MYDAAYLDPFIESLGLEAMREIQLRKFQLMLEQVLATNTFYGRKLRDAGVRHAQDIRTLDDLKQLPFTTKAELMQDQLAHPPYGTNLTFPRHRYTRIHQTSGTTGEPLRVLDTEESWRWWAKCWATVYRAAGVTSRDRIFFAFSFGPFIGFWSAYEGARVIGAMAVPGGGMNSYQRVKAILVNDISVLICTPTYAMHLIEVAEQEGFDLASSNVRITIHAGEPGASLPGTKARIQRGWGARCYDHAGATEVGAWGFECKAQNGLHVNEGEFIAEVIDPVTGEEADEGELVITNLGRVGMPVIRYRTGDRVRKAQTPCACGRTFLRFEGGVIGRVDDVLIVRGVNIFPSAIENIVRLSPEVGEFAVDIYRRGAMDEIDIRIETQADEPERVANTVRAEIRNSLGLRVNVFPVEYGTLPRFDLKARRFTDHRTTTTHV
- a CDS encoding chorismate--pyruvate lyase family protein, with protein sequence MTTVQNTTQTFDPLRNLFLAQDERPAHVEAVNLRALTPFQRALLVIDGTVTKFIEAYTMEPVAVERLSQTTITLDAPHPWLAADAGTRAISRTVLLVGEYSRTVYAYAASLILPDRVGAHVQAGLQTEGGSLGRLLLGDQVESYRDVLWYGHEEIPTLPHTLAQRVGRTFLTRTYRIIAEGHPLMMITERFPLEHDFRPRHE